In Synechococcales cyanobacterium T60_A2020_003, one DNA window encodes the following:
- the trmFO gene encoding FADH(2)-oxidizing methylenetetrahydrofolate--tRNA-(uracil(54)-C(5))-methyltransferase TrmFO, producing MEPIQVIGGGLAGTEAAWQIAQAGVPVVLHEMRPVKTSPAHHTEHLAELVCSNSFGAQSSDRASGLLHEELRRLGSVIIGKADEHAVPAGGALAVDRAVFSQTLTETLAAHPLIDLRRGNVREIPKTGIVVLATGPLTSPELTQDLQQFTGLEYMSFFDAASPIVVGESINRDIAFLASRYDRGEAAYLNCPMNKDQYLQFWHALCEAEQAELKDFEQESAKFFEGCLPIEQMARRGEDTMRYGPLKPVGLFDERHGDFRAPENQVHRPYAVVQLRQEDKAGQLWNMVGFQTNLRWGEQKRVFRMIPGLEEAEFVRMGVMHRNTFINAPELLKATLQFKKRSTLLAAGQLIGTEGYTAAAAGGWLAGTNAARVALGKDPVILPTTTMLGALVDFISSASPKHFQPMPPNFGILPELPKRIRNKRERYGRYRDRAFADLQTWSRQQNITLQKSELDVSSVSA from the coding sequence GTGGAACCGATTCAAGTTATTGGGGGTGGATTAGCTGGAACCGAAGCCGCATGGCAAATTGCCCAGGCGGGAGTTCCGGTGGTTCTGCACGAAATGCGTCCTGTGAAAACCAGTCCTGCTCACCATACAGAACACCTAGCTGAATTGGTGTGCAGTAATTCCTTTGGTGCCCAAAGCAGCGATCGCGCTTCTGGCCTGTTGCATGAAGAACTGCGTCGTCTGGGTTCTGTAATCATTGGTAAAGCTGACGAACACGCGGTTCCTGCGGGGGGAGCCTTAGCCGTTGATCGGGCCGTATTTAGCCAAACTCTCACGGAAACCTTAGCAGCCCATCCCCTCATTGATCTCCGTCGGGGTAACGTGCGCGAAATTCCTAAAACGGGCATCGTTGTGTTAGCGACAGGCCCCCTCACCAGTCCCGAACTGACTCAAGATCTCCAGCAATTCACCGGATTGGAGTATATGAGCTTCTTTGATGCGGCGAGTCCCATCGTGGTCGGTGAAAGTATTAACAGAGACATTGCTTTTCTGGCCTCTCGCTACGATCGCGGCGAGGCGGCCTACCTCAACTGTCCAATGAACAAAGACCAGTATCTCCAATTCTGGCACGCGCTGTGTGAGGCAGAACAGGCAGAGCTAAAGGACTTTGAGCAGGAAAGCGCTAAGTTCTTTGAAGGCTGTTTGCCAATTGAGCAAATGGCGCGGCGCGGCGAAGATACGATGCGCTATGGCCCTCTCAAACCTGTAGGTCTTTTTGATGAGCGTCATGGAGACTTTCGTGCCCCCGAAAACCAAGTTCACCGCCCCTATGCCGTGGTGCAACTCCGGCAGGAAGACAAAGCAGGACAACTTTGGAATATGGTCGGGTTTCAAACTAATTTGCGCTGGGGTGAGCAAAAGCGAGTCTTTCGAATGATTCCGGGGTTAGAAGAGGCCGAGTTTGTGCGCATGGGCGTGATGCACCGCAATACCTTCATCAACGCACCGGAACTTTTGAAAGCGACGCTGCAATTCAAAAAACGGTCTACGCTCCTTGCCGCAGGACAATTGATTGGGACAGAAGGCTACACGGCAGCGGCGGCGGGAGGTTGGCTGGCTGGCACTAATGCGGCACGAGTGGCTCTCGGCAAAGATCCCGTGATTTTGCCCACGACCACGATGTTAGGAGCACTGGTAGACTTCATCAGTTCCGCTTCTCCCAAACATTTCCAGCCCATGCCCCCAAACTTTGGGATTTTGCCGGAGTTGCCCAAACGGATTCGCAATAAACGGGAACGATACGGTCGCTATCGCGATCGCGCCTTTGCGGATTTGCAAACCTGGAGTCGTCAGCAAAATATTACGCTTCAGAAGTCTGAACTGGATGTGTCGTCGGTCTCTGCCTAG
- a CDS encoding CAAX protease, with protein MFARLAVSQNPQSLMSMGLDLISWFDSVTDVVFATLTSTPVQESITVPSQTIHEVVRVSLNLMSIGVVSFLIAGLLAPLEALGWWAGWYGDEVDLGSLEQSKRQAPPGTAIARYVIYLDGVCVASGKNLPAVERFLDELEASLPNDILLLRGLMPYSVVNRPLTEDRLLAFYWRLADYLNRTQTGGWVGTLLGTMVNLRNMYVVAVSADQRYGPIYNQGIAEVMVDHLLDYGYPVESRTPITLIGYSGGGQIAVGAASFLKQALKAPIEIISLGGVISGNVNALVVDQLYHLVGDRDRVERLGTLLFPKRWPLFSLSYWNRAKRRGKVCVVPLGNVAHYGKYGLLVPDQYLPDGRSHLQQTVDMVRDILTEEFVDVRSTQDRVLSNYERFRQYPLNQPTTYPLAQSLDSTWYRPIGDWIGRLILPHLHQRSKDGRIFFEVYHAPPSYACLIGQVINLKWQNIPSVHTYRSVVVKDLHFNEEAVYSSQLGRIHPERINHWRQVDPLESLAGARPYDDMVVMLPTEVELEIESQHHAVTATDLEQGILPITSLAIAHEPIQITGRYYAVVKILRPVTDVEDGFEVVHFNRMTQQFDGVCEVVRFPPPALNDHDMAVSTTTNIERSPVNDQGWYIYGTQDDAGYFVVQALAPRSLLLVKPQQIITGRSAALHYIKRDAWDLAVEQKGQIGSTLVTFEECDRPDLLAEWTPGTRALLVHVYGGIGGEKGEPEAKNPIYFGHFAYGDAEVILDPLTGDRRFDLRYHQVYTHNPDGIISGTLHWSRYMGDRQFGWLGARPTSDILIRMDAYTHPLALEEQDYSALDIMVRQLEIMMARYRIGDGTGGAFVGPANNCAQDSNQALYTTLTSLRGAIARHHRSMEKWTTEHPTQSKQLQTLQNVRRFLQRELLPFGTARADWQTADEVLGTTLEDDPLQTLLRGLISWRTMLPRVASDTVVIAFLRQGASAWVLRTTQVGGDNPTIEPVVPLSF; from the coding sequence ATGTTTGCTAGGCTAGCGGTATCCCAAAATCCACAATCGCTCATGAGCATGGGGCTAGACTTAATTTCGTGGTTCGACTCTGTGACGGATGTTGTGTTCGCAACTCTAACATCCACGCCCGTTCAAGAATCGATTACAGTTCCGTCTCAGACGATTCATGAAGTCGTTCGGGTATCGTTAAATTTAATGAGCATTGGGGTAGTCAGTTTTTTAATTGCAGGGTTACTGGCTCCCCTAGAAGCGTTAGGCTGGTGGGCAGGATGGTATGGTGATGAAGTGGATCTAGGCTCACTTGAACAGTCAAAACGGCAAGCTCCTCCTGGGACAGCGATCGCACGATATGTCATTTATCTGGATGGAGTTTGTGTGGCGTCTGGAAAAAATCTGCCTGCGGTCGAACGGTTTTTAGATGAATTGGAAGCGAGTCTTCCCAACGATATTCTGCTCTTACGAGGGCTAATGCCCTACTCCGTTGTCAATCGTCCGTTAACGGAAGATCGGCTCCTCGCCTTTTACTGGCGCTTAGCGGATTATTTGAATCGAACCCAGACTGGAGGCTGGGTTGGTACCCTTTTGGGAACGATGGTCAACCTCCGCAATATGTACGTGGTCGCGGTATCAGCAGATCAGCGCTATGGGCCAATTTATAACCAGGGTATTGCCGAGGTGATGGTGGATCATCTCTTAGACTACGGCTATCCGGTCGAAAGCCGCACTCCGATTACGTTAATTGGCTACAGTGGCGGGGGACAAATCGCAGTAGGTGCGGCCTCTTTTTTGAAACAGGCGTTGAAGGCTCCGATCGAGATCATTTCCCTTGGGGGGGTGATTAGTGGAAATGTGAACGCGCTAGTTGTGGATCAGCTTTATCATCTGGTGGGCGATCGCGATCGTGTTGAACGGTTAGGTACACTCCTTTTTCCAAAACGATGGCCTCTCTTTTCCCTCTCCTACTGGAATCGGGCGAAACGACGGGGTAAGGTGTGTGTCGTTCCCCTCGGCAACGTCGCGCACTATGGGAAATACGGCCTTTTGGTTCCGGATCAGTATTTGCCGGATGGGCGCAGTCATCTGCAACAAACCGTAGATATGGTGCGCGACATTCTAACGGAGGAGTTTGTAGACGTGCGATCGACCCAAGATCGGGTGCTCAGCAACTACGAACGATTCCGTCAATATCCCCTGAATCAACCGACGACTTACCCCCTAGCCCAATCTCTTGACTCAACTTGGTATAGACCAATAGGCGACTGGATCGGACGGTTGATTTTGCCCCATCTACATCAGCGGTCAAAAGATGGACGGATTTTTTTTGAGGTCTATCATGCTCCACCGTCCTATGCCTGTTTGATTGGACAGGTTATTAATCTGAAATGGCAGAATATACCGTCGGTTCACACCTATCGCTCGGTAGTGGTCAAAGACCTGCATTTCAATGAGGAAGCCGTCTATTCTAGTCAACTCGGACGCATCCATCCGGAACGCATCAATCACTGGCGGCAGGTCGATCCCCTAGAGTCGTTGGCAGGCGCGCGTCCCTATGATGATATGGTGGTGATGTTGCCCACAGAGGTGGAACTAGAAATAGAGTCTCAACATCATGCCGTAACCGCAACGGATTTAGAGCAAGGGATACTGCCTATAACGAGCCTTGCGATCGCCCATGAGCCGATTCAAATTACGGGACGATACTATGCCGTTGTAAAAATCCTGCGCCCTGTTACAGATGTTGAGGATGGCTTTGAAGTCGTTCACTTTAATCGAATGACTCAGCAATTTGACGGTGTTTGTGAGGTGGTACGCTTTCCCCCACCCGCCCTCAATGATCACGATATGGCCGTCTCCACAACGACGAACATCGAGCGATCGCCCGTCAATGATCAGGGATGGTATATCTACGGCACTCAAGATGATGCAGGATACTTTGTGGTTCAAGCCTTAGCCCCCCGATCGCTCCTCTTAGTCAAGCCTCAACAGATCATTACTGGACGCTCAGCAGCCCTCCACTACATCAAACGGGATGCCTGGGACTTGGCCGTTGAGCAAAAGGGACAGATTGGCTCTACCTTGGTCACGTTTGAAGAGTGCGATCGCCCAGATCTGCTAGCCGAGTGGACACCCGGAACACGCGCCCTCTTAGTCCATGTCTATGGTGGCATCGGTGGCGAAAAGGGAGAGCCAGAAGCTAAAAATCCGATCTATTTTGGGCACTTTGCCTACGGCGATGCCGAAGTGATTCTCGATCCCCTAACGGGCGATCGCCGTTTTGATCTGCGCTATCACCAAGTGTATACCCACAACCCCGATGGCATTATCTCTGGTACCCTTCACTGGTCGCGCTACATGGGCGATCGCCAGTTTGGGTGGCTAGGCGCACGTCCCACCAGCGATATTTTAATTCGGATGGATGCCTACACCCATCCCCTTGCGTTAGAGGAGCAGGATTACTCGGCTCTAGACATAATGGTGCGTCAACTGGAAATTATGATGGCGCGGTACCGCATCGGAGATGGCACGGGAGGAGCCTTCGTTGGCCCTGCTAACAACTGTGCCCAGGACTCCAACCAAGCCCTCTATACCACCCTCACATCCCTGCGAGGGGCGATCGCCCGCCATCATCGATCGATGGAAAAGTGGACAACGGAACATCCAACCCAATCCAAACAGCTTCAAACTCTCCAAAACGTTCGTAGATTCTTGCAACGAGAGCTTCTCCCCTTTGGCACAGCCCGTGCGGACTGGCAAACCGCAGATGAAGTCTTAGGAACAACCCTCGAAGACGACCCGCTACAAACGTTGTTAAGAGGACTTATAAGCTGGCGTACCATGCTTCCTCGGGTAGCCAGTGATACGGTGGTGATTGCGTTTCTGCGTCAAGGGGCATCGGCCTGGGTCTTACGCACAACTCAGGTCGGCGGAGACAATCCCACGATTGAACCTGTCGTTCCCCTATCGTTTTAA